AATTCCTTTCAATGTCATAATAATACGTTTCGTAGTAAACCCGTTCATACCAATAGATGAGAAACGGCGCTATGAAATACAACGCATCAACAATGACCAGGAAATATTTTAATTGTTGCCAAAAGAAGAGATGGAGCCAGAAAGGAGCCAGGAAAAACGATGCCATAAGAGACAAGGCTCCAAGGAGCGTTTTCTTGACGATCTTAACCCGTTCCAGCGGAAGCTCTTCGACTGTTTTCATAAAGAATCTGTTGAAACAGTGATATATAAA
This DNA window, taken from Candidatus Nanoarchaeia archaeon, encodes the following:
- a CDS encoding PH domain-containing protein, whose protein sequence is FIYHCFNRFFMKTVEELPLERVKIVKKTLLGALSLMASFFLAPFWLHLFFWQQLKYFLVIVDALYFIAPFLIYWYERVYYETYYYDIERNFIVIKKGAVTRRETILPYSKLQDVYSDQDLLDRIFGLWDVHVSTATPMSGENAHIDGLNYSNAEKLRSKILSRIPKRGKSE